The segment GATGTGCTGCTCGACCCCGCCGTAATAATAGGGCGACCCGTAGAGGTCCTGCGCGACGTCGACGCCGACGTCGCGATAGGCGGTGATCGACTTCAGGGTGATGCCGTCGCCCTTCCATTCGAGGTTCAGCGACGCGCCCTTGATGTCGGTGTCGGACTGGTTCGGCCCCGAATTGGTGGTCGTGCGGCCGTCGATCGGCCGGACATATTGGCTATTGTAGCAATAGGGATTGCCGAACCGCGACGGCCCCGCCGTCGGCAGGCAGACCCCACCCGGCACCGCGCCGTTGTAGATGCCGGCGAAGCCGTCGGTCTCGACCACCTTGAGCAGCACCTGGGCCGGCGACTGCTCGCGGATGCGGGTGCCGTCGAACGACAGGGTGGCGAGCAGGTTGTCGGTCAGGTCGGCCTCGAGCACCAGCCGGCCGCTCAGCCGGTTGATGTTGCCCTGCTCGCCGGTCTTGGCGCCGGTGGGGCTGACCCGGTCCATGAAGCCGTCGCGGCTCTGATAGGCGCCCGACAGGCGCGCGCGGACCCGGTCCGACAGCGGCCCGGACAAGATGCCCTTCACGTCGACCCGGTTGAAGCGGCCGACCGTCGCCTCCGCCTCGGCCTCGAATTTGTCGCTCGGCCGCTTGGAGATGAACTGGATCGCGCCGCCGATCGTGTTCTTGCCGAACAGCGTGCCCTGCGGCCCGCGCAGCACCTCGATCCGCTCGATGTCGACGGTGTCGAGCAGCGAGCCGACCGACTTGCCGACATAGACGCCGTCCAGATAGAGGCCGACCGCCGGCTCGACGGTGATGACATAATCGGTCTGGCCGATGCCGCGGATCGAGATCTGGCTCGACGCGCCGCCGCCGGACTCGCTCGCCGCGCTGTCGAACTGCACGTTCGGCACGAAATTGGCGATGTCGGCCGACGACTGCACGTTGCGGTCCTGCAACGCCTGCGCGCCGAAGGCGGAGATCGACAGCGGCGTGGTCTGCACCGACTCCTCGCGCTTGCGGGCGGTCACGACGATGTCGCCCAGCGACGCCGGATTATAGCCGGCATCCTGCTCGGCGGCCTGCGCCAGCGCCGGTACCGCGGGCAGGACCAGCAGGGCCGAGGCCGTGGCAAGGAAAGCGCGCTTCATGCGTCTCGCATCCATTTCAATTCCCCTTTTTCAAGCAATATCCGATGGTTACAGGCTCAACTTGTCCAACCGATCGAAGCAAACCCTCCAGCCGCCGTCATAATGGTTCCACTCCGCCTGATCGCGCAGGCCGCTATGGGTGAGGACGAGGCGGCTGCCGCCCTCCTCCGGTTCGATGGTGACGTCGACGAAGGTCGGCTCGGGTCGCGGAGCGGGATTGGGCCCGCGATAGTTCCAGCTCTTGCGGAGCCCCCGCCCCGGATCGAAGCGCAGGAACTCCCCGATCACGACATGCCTGCCGTCGGGGCCGACGATGTCGTGGCGGTAATGGCCGCCCGGCGCCGCCTCGACCTCGGCATGGACCAGGTCGTAGGGATCGGGCGCCAGCCATTGCGGCAGCAGCGCCGGATCGATCCAGGCGCGGAAGAGCTGGTCGGGCGTCTTGCCGGCGAAGCGATGCTCGACAGTCGCGACGATGGCGTCAGTCATGGGAGTCTCCTCCTGAAGTCGGAAGGTCGGGCGGCCCCTCGGGCCGGGTGAAGGCGCGGATCACGTTGGCGGTGATCCGGGCGACGTCGTTGTCGCCGCCGCGATCGGCGAGGCAGCTCGTCCAGGCGATCGACGGCGCGGAGAAGACCCGCCCGCCGCCCGCCAGCCGGCGATAGGCGATATGCGATTCCATCGCCCCCGCCGTGCCGGTCGACAGCACGTCCTCGCTGGCGATGAAGGTCAGCGCCGGATCGAAGCCGATCGCGGTGGCGAGCCGGACGGTGTCGGCCGGGGTGCCGAGATCGGCCCGCATCGCATCGACCTCGAAGCCCGAGGGCCCGCCCAGCAGTTCGGCCCGCGCATCGATCGCGGTCGCGTCGACGCCGTCGAACATCCAGGCGAAGGCGGGATCGTGGCTGGCGGCGTCGCGGACATAGGGCCGCCCCTCGCCGAAGCTGACCGCCGCCGTGCCGGTGCCGAGCAGCCGGTGCGCCGATCGCCCGCGCCAGCGCCACAGCCCGCCGGGCTCGCCGGTCGCCGCCTGGCGCCCTTCGCCCGGCGGCGATTGCCAGGGGATGGTGCCGGCATGGCCGCGCCGCACCTCGATCACATGCGGCTCCTCCGCGAAGACCGAGGTGACGAAGTAGAAGGCGTTGCCGCCGAGGTGGATCAGCCGCCCGCCGCCGCCGACATAGGCCTCGACCGCGTCGAACAGCGCCGCGCTGACATATTCGGGATGGCTGCCGGTCATCACCGCGCGATAGGGTTTCAGCGCCTCGACGCCGCGCTCGTGCAGGACATGGTCGGTGATGACGTCGAAGCGCTGGCCGGTCGACCGCAGCCATTCGATCGTCGCGATGTCGGCGCCGAGCTGGTGCGGCCCGCGCAGCAACGGATGGCGATAATCGGCGCGCATGTTGACCAGCGGCCGCCGCAGCGAGGCATGGGCGCAGCCCGATCCGTCGCGATGATAGTCATAGGCGCTGATCAGCCGCGCTTCCTCGGCCCAGCGCTCGATCGGGGCGACGATCGCGTCGAGCGGCGCGCCCGCGATCGCCTCGACGGCGGGATTGGTCCACCAGTGCCGCTCATTGGCATAAGCGAGATAGCTGAAGCTGGGCACGAGAAAGGCGAGCGGCGCGGGCTCCGCGTCCGGTGCCGGCAGAACGAAGAAAGGCACCACGTCGCGCTGGTCGCCCTGGCGCAGCTCGATGCCATAGGCCTCGCTCGGCAGATCGGCGGGCGGCGTGAACGCGAAGCTCTCGGGCCAGCCCGCGTCGGTCAGGTCGTCGCTGTGGAAGGCGATCGCATCATAGCCCTCCGGGTCCTCGCTCCAGCCGCCACTGAGACCGTTCCATTCGGGGCCGGTGACGCCGCGCTGCGGTGTCTGGAACAGCCGCCCATGGCGCGCCGCGGGGCCCTCGTCGATCACGACCGGACTGCCGGGGTCCTTCGCGAAATTCCAGGCGGCGAGCGGCGCGCCGCCGTCCGCGACGCGCGGCCGGGCGATCTTCCCGTCGAAACAGGCGACGGGAAGATCGTTTTCGATAATCGCAGCGATATAAAAGGCTTGTGGATCGATCTTTAGATCAGTTGGAGGCAACGCCGCCTCCCCCGATCCGTCGGCGATCCCCTCGTCGGCGGTGCGGACCGACAGAACGATCCGGTCGCCCCGCGTCTCGACCTGCACCTCGCTCCAGCGCGCGGCGGCGAGCGGCCGGCCGGTGACGATCTCGACACCGCCCCAGCTCAGCCGCAACCGCCCTTCCCCGTCGAGGAACAAGCCATGGCTCCGTCCCCAGCCGAGCAGCGCCTGGTCGCGCCCGTCCGCCGGCCGGGTCGGGCGCACCCATAGCGAGATCGCCGGCCGGGCGGGCAGCGGCACGCCAGCCGCCACCGCCATATGGCTGCCGGTGGCGATCGGCCGCTCCGCGCCGTCATGGACGCCGTCGATCGCCGAGGCGATCGGGACGAGGTCCCCGGCGCGGCGCGCCAGCCGGACGAGCCTGGCCTCGAACCCGCCCGCGGGCGCGCTCACATGGAAGCCGAGGCTTTCGCCCGGGGCGACCTCGAAGCGGTCGCCATAGCCGATCAGCGGCGCTCCGGTCATATCTTGTGCCGCAGCGTCAGATACCATTCGCGCGGCCGCGACCGCACCGCCTGCGCGCGATCGGAACTGGCGACGCCGCTGACGATATAGGCCTTGTCGGTCAGGTTGGTGCCGCCCAGCGTCACGTCCCAGTTCCGATCGGCGGACCGGTAGGTCAGCCCCGCGTTGAGGATGCCGTAGCCCTTCTGGAACAGCGACGGGTTGTTCGAGAACTCCTTGAACTGGCTGCTGCGATAGGCCCAGTC is part of the Rhizorhabdus wittichii RW1 genome and harbors:
- a CDS encoding Activator of Hsp90 ATPase 1 family protein (PFAM: Activator of Hsp90 ATPase 1 family protein), which translates into the protein MTDAIVATVEHRFAGKTPDQLFRAWIDPALLPQWLAPDPYDLVHAEVEAAPGGHYRHDIVGPDGRHVVIGEFLRFDPGRGLRKSWNYRGPNPAPRPEPTFVDVTIEPEEGGSRLVLTHSGLRDQAEWNHYDGGWRVCFDRLDKLSL